One Luteibacter aegosomaticola genomic window carries:
- a CDS encoding helix-turn-helix transcriptional regulator, giving the protein MSDLFAFDSAGMTSDDAFAEYRQLYASGSDVERLGSPFFARVRSWRLDRYLLFARDYGGVRHHRSTRITSDGFDHFVLHHVVSGKLSGGRFGEPMPVLPGETLVLDTREPMESGAASVELITVSLARDAMLAAVGDVSGLHGHRISAQDGALFGSLLRELVRQASYLAPAAHAAITRTLVDLISVAIRPAGSAARSDFYRQEHVRRETVRRVVDTHVGDASLSVQDILAATGMSRAALYRLFEPQGGVARFIQMCRVEQLRRRLDDRGLDGVPLAELAPQVGFSSESHAGRLFKQAFGISPGAYRAASISGARSSSVEMMVRLWDSALSELA; this is encoded by the coding sequence CGCGTTCGATAGCGCCGGCATGACGTCCGACGATGCGTTCGCTGAGTATCGCCAACTTTATGCGTCCGGCTCCGACGTCGAACGCCTTGGCTCCCCCTTCTTCGCTCGTGTGCGTAGCTGGCGGCTCGATCGCTACCTGCTATTCGCCCGCGACTACGGTGGCGTGCGCCACCACCGCAGTACGCGAATCACCAGCGATGGCTTCGATCATTTCGTGTTGCACCATGTCGTCAGCGGCAAGCTCTCCGGTGGTCGCTTCGGTGAGCCCATGCCGGTGTTGCCGGGCGAGACGCTGGTGCTCGACACCCGCGAGCCCATGGAAAGCGGTGCGGCCTCCGTCGAGCTGATCACGGTGTCGCTCGCACGCGATGCGATGCTCGCGGCGGTCGGTGACGTGAGCGGCCTGCATGGCCACCGCATTTCCGCGCAGGACGGTGCGCTGTTTGGCTCGTTGCTGCGTGAGCTGGTTCGCCAGGCCTCGTATCTCGCGCCAGCCGCGCATGCCGCGATCACGCGCACCCTGGTCGACCTGATCTCGGTCGCGATCCGCCCCGCCGGTTCGGCGGCCCGTTCGGACTTCTACAGGCAGGAACACGTGCGCCGGGAGACCGTGCGCCGTGTGGTGGATACGCACGTGGGTGACGCGAGCCTCTCCGTGCAGGACATCCTCGCCGCCACCGGCATGTCGCGGGCCGCGTTGTACCGCCTGTTCGAACCGCAGGGCGGCGTCGCGCGTTTCATCCAGATGTGCCGTGTGGAGCAGTTGCGTCGGCGCCTCGACGATCGCGGGCTGGATGGCGTCCCGCTCGCCGAGCTGGCACCGCAGGTGGGCTTCTCCAGCGAAAGCCATGCGGGCCGCCTGTTCAAGCAGGCCTTCGGTATCTCACCCGGCGCGTACCGGGCCGCCAGCATCAGCGGCGCGCGGTCGTCTTCCGTCGAGATGATGGTCCGGCTGTGGGATAGCGCCCTCAGCGAACTGGCCTAA